A window of Bacteroidales bacterium genomic DNA:
GATGTTGACGTAATTTACATCTGTAGCGACTCCGATCGTTTGCAGGCATCTTATTCTATTAAAGCATTTGAGGTTTTTGGACAGAAAATCCCAATAGTACGCTGGTTTACAAAAGATGTGATGTCGGGGATAACAATTGAAAAGCCTGATAATATTCACACAGTGGAGATTTTTAAAGCTGTGGCTACTCACGAAAACATAACCGATCTGAATATTGATAAAATTGCCATTGCTACACATCACCGATGGCTCAGGAGGGCAATAAAAAGCTACATCGAAAAAGTTGATAAAAATTTAACTCCATCAGGAGAACTACCGGATCTTAAGGATACAATGTTGCCCTGGCATCTGCTTGATGAAGAAATACGGGATGACAACCGTTCGGTCGTGGAGCATAATTTTATCAAATTAAGGGCGATGAAACAGTTTACCGACACAAAATATTTCCTGAGTCCATGGGAAGCAGAGATTGATCTCGGATTTCTTGATGACCAACAAAATGTATTACAGTTGGCCGAAATGGAACACCGGCGTTGGATGGCGACAAAATATTATTATGCCTGGCGGTACAATGCTAAAAGAGACGATCCTAAAAAAGAACACAATAATTTGATTGATTTCAATAGATTGGATGCCGGTACCAAAGCCTATGATATTGAGCAAATTAATGAGCTGAAACAAATATGGGAGCTCATCAAAAACATCAGCAAGAATGGCAAACCAAAGACAGGCGTGTAAAAACAAATAACCATGCCCCAGCAAAGCAAAATATTTCGGGTAATAATCTGTACAAATTTTAGGTTCATAAGTTAGAATTTTGCAAAATAAGTCAATTGAGTATAAAACTATAATATGATATTAATGAATTTAGAAGAATTACATCACATCTGCATTCAAACTGAGGTTTATTCTGAATCTTTGGATTTTTATGTCAACCTACTCGGTTTTGAAATTATCAAAGAAAATTATGATTTTCATGAGAGAGAATTTAATACGTGGATTAAAGCAGCAAACTGTAGAATCGAGTTACAGACTCCTAAAAAAGGCACAAATTTAAATAAATGGAGTAGTCTTAACAGTGGTCCTGTTCATTTAGCATTTGTCGTAAATGACGTGGTTGCTGCTTACACACAAATTAACCAATTTGGATATAAAAACTTCAAAATGAAAAATGGAAAGGAACTCTATTCTGTGAATCAAAATACTACCATTTTCAAAATTATTGCTCCGGAAGGAACTGAAATTGAAATTCGTGAGAATGCAAATCTTGATTAATAGAAAATCAAAAAATCAGCTTAAAGATGGCAGAAGAAAAAAAATACTTGGGATTCGTTTCGTATTCGCATTCCGAAACAGATAATATATATTTTGATACATTAATTAGTGGGTTACAAAGACATTCTCAGAAAAGCAAATTTTGGACCGATAAAGAAATTCCAAGTGCCTCAAAATGGCGTGATGAGATTTTTGAAAAACTCAAACAAGCCGATTTTGCAATTTTGTTGATTAGCCCCAATTTTTTATCCTCTGAATTTATAATGAATACTGAATTCCCCGAAATATTAAAACTTCATAAAAAAAAGTTTCTAAAAGTATTCCCTATACTTCTTTCACCTGTTGATATTGATAAATCGCCTACTATCTCTGAAATTCAATTTTATATTATTGACCGCGCCAAATATGATATAAATGGACCTCAGAATAAGATGTATTCTTACGCACATTTAGTAAATTTATTGAAGGGTAAAAATGAAATACAACCAAACAGAAATAGAGAACAATTTCATATCGACTTTATCAATTACATTGAATCGAAAATTAAAAATAGCGACTCAGCTGATTCAAATCATGAAAAGAATCAAGCCAAACGGAAAAGTTTTAACCTTTCAACCGTAAAAGAAATTGCTATTAGTTACGCCTCAGAATATAACAAGGCTAATTGTTATGAAGATAAAGTCGAACTACTTACAGTGTTAATAGACTTGTTAATTGAGCATGATAAAACAAAAAGAGAAGTTATAGAAAAATTCATTAATCACTTTAACCAAGGTGTCAAACCAAATATCAGAAGTCTAATTATCGCTTCCGAAATTGATCTATATGAAATATTGATTAAATTGTTCAAAAACGGAATACCTTCTGAACCCCATTTTCTAAATGAAATTAATTCAAAGTACTTTTTTATTAATCCATTATACGCATATATCCTATCAATTATTAAAGATATTGAGCAATCAGGATACTCCACTGCATTAGTTAACATAGAGTCAATACCATTAAGATTAGCAGATTATGAGTGTTTTTATGCAGATTACTTAGTTGGTCAAATAAATAGAAAAAATAATGAATTGGCCAATTCATTAACACATTTTTCAAATGGAATTAAAAAGATAAGTTCCCGATCCTTTTCTGTCCCGAACAAATACTGTCGTTCATCATGTCAAGCCTGTAGTGTAGAATTGATTGGTGCTGAACTTTTTAGGGGCCGAGCTACAATTTATAGAAAGTTATTAGCAAGTGCGAGCGAACCTGATGAGGTAAAATATTATTCATTAGCAAATTCTGATTATAAGCAAGCGCTTTCTCTTTTTAATAAAATAAATCCTGTAAAACATACAAAACCTAAAGGTTCAGAAGCAGTTGGATCTGACATCTACTTCAGTTACGGGTATTTTAAATTTGAAAATTATTTTAAAAAGCTTATTAAAAGTCAGGAAACGGATGAGAAAGATTTAAAATTAGCACTTAAACTATTTGATTTATCAAATAATTTAAATTCGAAATTTACACCCCCTTTATCAAGAGCAGGAATAATTTATTTATATAATAAAGACTATTTTAAAGCAGGGCAGTATTTTAATGAAGTAAAAACGAAAGATCATGTAACTGAGAATACGACGAATGGAGAACTAATACTAACTAGCATTTGGATAGATTTTGCCCTCTTTTATATAAACAAGATAACATATGAAAAATATAATGTAAAAAATCCAAAAACATTATTGGAATTCACAATTTCTAGTTTTCGAACCAAAAATATTTCAAAAGGCGCAATTGATTGTCATACTTTTGACCTAAAGGTAATATTCTACATATTAGGCGTTCAGAATCAACCCATTATTGAAAATGAATTTAATGAAATTCTTGCAATTTTTAACCTACAGAATAATTCACAACATAACATTTGAAAAATGACTGATTTTATTTCCATAGTTTGGGTAATTACTGAAAAGTGTGATAAAGAATGTCTTATTTGCCATCGTTTTTTTAATAATGAGAACAATCTCTCATTAGAGGAACAATTCGAATTGCTAAAATACTTAAAAGAACAAGGAATAAAAAGAATCTGTTTTTCTGGAGGAGAACCAACAATTTTCAAGTCATCACTTTTTGAAGCCATCAGTTATGCTCATAATTTGAAATTGCACACTGCTCTAACTACACATGGACTTAACCTTAATAAAACTGATATTATTAAACTGGATAAAATTCTGGATCAAATTTTAATACCAATAAGGTATTTGAACTCTGATAATTACGAATCAACAAATAGGATTGCTGGAGTTTTTAATAGGCATATTAAATATTTACTTTCATGGTTAATGAATTCAGAGATAATAACTGAAATAGTAACTGTTGTAACAAAGCATAATTTAAATTCCATAATTGATATAGGTGAAATAGTTTTCAATATAAGCCCAAATATAAGATGGAGAATTGATGAATATTATTCTAATGGGTATAACAAAAAACTAGAACTTGATTTTCAGATAGCCGATGAACAGTTTGGTGAGGTAATACAAAAGGTTCGTTCTCATTTTTCAGATGAACGAAACCAATTAATTACCTTTAGTTCAAAACTATCACGAGCAAAAGCTCCGGACTTATTAATTACTCCTCAAGGGAACTTAGTGACAACCTGCAATCATGAGTCGCTGCCCAAAGGGCATTATAAGTCAGGAATTATCTCTTCAATGCAAACAAGGAGAGATCAGGATTATTATAAGGGATCAATAAGAAATTGGGATTGGTAAAAATTAAAAGTATCACTCATTTGTGTATGGAGCACGACCTGCTGTTTAACTGGAATCCTGGGAGCACCGGAATCTGGATGACAGTGCTTTGTGCTTTTTTGCCTGCAATCCGATTTACATTTGCGGCCATCAGCAGCGACAGTGATGTGCAAAGTCTGGCCCAGCGTTCGATAGCCATGGAAGAAATGTTGACACAGTTTCAGACAGAATTTGGAGCAATACGGATTGTTGATCGTGCCTTAAACTCCATAAAACTTCGAAGCTATGCTGACTGTACAACCGAACTGACGACCACTGAAATGCTCGATTGGCACGTCTTTTTCCATTACAGGCATTAGCAATACCATAATAAATCAACTACTATTCACCCATACTACTATGAAACTCCGTAACAAAACCATTCGTGTATTTCTAAGCTCCACCTTCGAGGATTTGAAGGCTGAACGCGATGCCCTGCAGCAAGGGGCATTCAAAAACCTGCGCAGGTACTGCAAATCGCAGGGCTGGCAGTTCCAGGCAGTGGATCTGCGCTGGGGCATCAACAACGAGGCAACCATCGACCAACGTACCATGGAGATTTGCCTGCGGGAGATTGCGCGATGCCAGCAACAATCGCCCCGCCCTAATTTTATTGTCCTGCTGGGTGAGCGTTACGGCTGGCGGCCATTGCCCGACCGTGTTCTAAACAGCGTTGCCCTGGCGATGGAAACGGCCATGCCTTCCGGTATTCTTTCCCTGTTCACGCAGTGGTACCAGCCCGACGAAAACCAGTTGCCCGAAACGGTATGGAGGCTAAAACCCCGTGAGGGCAGGTACATTGATTACAACGATTACGAAAGAGATGTACAAAGACCACTGGTCGGATTTTTCACACGTTGGGCAGCAGAAAACCTGCCTGACCCCGATCTTGCTGAAAACAAAACAAATCCGCTGGCTTTGCAGCGGCTGAGCATGGAACGGTCGGCTACTGAACAGGAAATACAGGCCGGGGCATTTGGCGTGGAAGATGCACATGAACACGTGTTTGCCTTTTTCAGGAATATCACCGGATGCCCTGCGGATAATGCTGCCTTTCATGATCACGACCAAAATCCCGTTCAACAGCTTCGCGCCCGCCTGGAACAGTATCTGGATGATGATAATGTGGCGGAGTTCACAGCCCGTTGGGATGCCGGGAAAAACGAGCCGGCTACTGACCACCTTGAAAAACTTTCGGCGGATGTTGAGAATTGTCTGAAAAAGATCATCGACGCGGAAATCGAAAACTACCGGCTTGCCGGTGAAGGAGACCTGGAACAAGCCGCCCATGAAGCCTTTGCCCGGGAGCGCACCTTTGGTTTTTCGGGCAGGGAAATCGACATCGCTGCAATTTGTGATTACACTACCCAAAATACCAGCGCCCCCTTTGTGGTCTGGGGCGAATCGGGCACAGGCAAATCAACCCTGCTGGCCATGGCTGCAAGGAAGGTGCAGGAAATCTTTCCCCATGCACATGTAATTTCACGTTTTATCGGCGTTACAGGCAATTCGGCCAACGGCCACACCTTGCTCACCGACATCTGCCGGAACCTGAACCTGCTATATGGAGATGAAACGGATGATATTCCGGATGATCCGGCCAGGCTCCGTTTTGCATTCCGCCAATATCTTGCAAAAGCAACTTCAGAACACCCGCTGGTGCTCTTCCTCGATGCGCCCGACCAGTTTAACGATGGTGATGCGGCCCGTTTGCTGCAATGGTTGCCGGAGGTTTTGCCTCCGCATGTAGCAATTATCCTTTCGACACTAAAAGGGGTAAGTTTTGACGTTCTGAAAGAACGCAAAGAACCGGCGCCGGTTTTTTATGAAATCACTCCGCTTACCGCAGAAGATGGCAGAAATGCCCTGAGCACATGGTTGAAACGCGCAAACCGAAAACTTCAACCCCATCAGGCTGATCAGATCATCCGTGATTTTGAATATGCAGGTTGTGCTCCGCTGTACTTGCACCTTGCCTTCGAACAGGCGCAACACTGGGAATCGTATGCGCGCCGGCAACGCCTGGGAAGGGATATCCCCGAAATGATAGAAGACTTTTACGGCCATTTATCCCGCCCCGAAGCCCACGGTTCCATTGTTGAAAAGGTTTTGACCGCCATCCGTTGTGCGAAACAGGGTTTAAGCGACGATGAAATCCTTGGCGTGCTGGCGGCTGACCAGGAGTTCTGGAACAACTTCGGCATACAGACCTATCATGCTTTTGTTGAGGAAGAACTGACTGTGACAGCCTCCCGGTTGATCCCGCCGGTTTTATGGATCCGTCTGTATCACGACCTGGAATATTACCTCACACGCAGAAATGCTCCCGGCGGAGAGGTAATCACTTTTTACCACCGGCAGTTAGCCGAAGCCGTTGACAGCATTTACCTGCAACGCCCGGGATTACGGCAGAAGAGGCAAAAGGAACTTGCTGCTTTCTTCCAGGGGAAAAGCCTTCTTATTAAAGAAACTGCTCCCATTATTGCCAATGTCCGCGTTTGCGACGAACTGCCCTGGCTGCTTACCAAAAGCGAAGACTGGGATGCCCTGACAGACACCCTCTGCAACCTCGATTTCATCCAGGCGAAAGCTGCTGCAAAGATGACGTATGATTTGGTAAATGATTTTAATGCAGCACTGGAAGTAATCCCTGATAATGCTGAAAATATCCGAAAGGAAAAGGAAAGGCAAGCCAGAATGGAAAAATACTCCCGGGATTTAATAGCCTGTGCAGAAGGAAAGATAAGCCGCTTTGATCTGGAAGTACCAGAAAGCATCACCCCCTGGACTGAAGAGAAGATTAATACTGAAATTGAAAGGATAAAAACCCATCCGACAAGAGCAGACCGGTTAAGAGATTTTCAGAATTTTCTGGGGCAGGAAGCCGGTAATTTGCAAAACTTTGCCAATGACTTTCCGCATTTTGCTGTACAGCAGGCCTGGAATTATGCTAACGAAGGCCCGGTTGGCAAAGCGGCGGAAAACAAACCTCCGGATATGTATAAATCACTGCTGCGCCACAGCCCATCCACACGCCCAACCTGGAACCCTCTACCGCTGGCAGTCAAAATTCTCACGGGGCATACTGCACAGGTCACCTCCGTTTCCATCACCCCCGATTGGAAAAAGGCACTCTCTGGCTCCGAGGATAATACTTGCATCCTGTGGGATCTGGAAACGGGGCAGACGGTCAAAACACTCGTGGGTCATACTTCCGTAGTCACTGCCGTTTCAATCACACCCGATGGCAATAGTGCGGCCTCCGGCTCTGCTGACAAAACCTGCATCCTGTGGAACTTGGAAACGGGGCAAGCGGTCAAAAAACTCACGGGTCATACTTTCGTAGTCACTGCCGTTGCAATCACACCCGATGGCAATAGGGCGGTCTCCGGCTCTGTTGACAAAACCTGCATCCTATGGGATTTGGAAACGGGGCAGGCGGTCAAAACACTCACGGGTCATACTTCCGTAGTCACTGCCGTTTCAATCACACCCGATGGCAAAAGAGCACTCTCAGGCTCCCATGACAAAACCTGCACCCTTTGGGACCTGGTAACGGGACAGGCAGTCAAAACCCTCAAAGGACATACCGACAGGGTCACTACTGTTTCAATCACCCCCGATGGCAAATGGGCAATCTCTGGCTCCGATGACAAAACCTACATCCTATGGGACCTGGAAACGGGGCGGGCAATCAAAACACTCACGGAGCATTCTCACATTGTTGAAGCCATTTCATTAACCCCCGATGGCAAAAGGACAGTCTCCGGCTCTTTTTTCAAAACCTGCACCCTTTGGGACCTGGTAACGGAACAGGCAGTCAAAACCCTCAGGGGACATACCCACAGTGTCAAGGCCGTTTCAATTACTCCCGATGGCAAAAGGTTAATTTCAGGCTCCAGTGACAGAACCTGCATCCTATGGGACCTAGAAAAAGGTCAAGCAGACAAAACTCTCACAGAACATACTGACCTGTTAAAAGCCATTTCAATCACCCCCGATGGAAAAAGGGCAATCTACTGTCTCTGGGACAAAACCTGCGTCCTATGGGACCTGGAAAATGGTAGACCAATTAAAACTTATACAATCACCCCCGATGACAAAAGGGTAATTTCAGGCTTGTTTTACAAAACCTGCATCCTGTGGAACTTGGGAACGGGGCAGGCAGTCAAAACCCTCACTGGGCATACAAACGTGGTCAGCGCTGTTTCAAATACTCCATCTGGCAAAAAAGCGATCTCCGGCTCTTGGGATAATACCTGCATTCTGTGGGACTTGGAAATTGGGCATGTAGTCAAAACATTTAAAGAGCATACTGATTGGGTTAATGCCGTTTCAATCACCCCTGATGGCAAAAGGGCACTCTCCGGCTCCCAGGACAAAACCTGCATCCTCTGGGATATGGAAACGGGGCAGGCAGACAAAACTCTTAAGGGACATACTGGCGGGGTTAATGCCATTTCAATCACGCCGGATGGCAAAAGGGCAATCTCTGGCTCCGATGACAAAGCCTGCATCCTGTGGGACCTGGAAACAGGACAGGCAGTCAAAACCCTCACCGGACATACTGACGTGGTTATTGCCGTTTCAATCACCCCGGATGGCAAAAGGGCAATCTCTGGCTCCAATGACAAAGCCTGCATCTTATGGGACCTCAAAACGGGCAGCCAGTTAGCCCGGCTGATAATTAAAACAAGAATAACTTACTTTGCACTATTTCCAAAAGGAATCATATTTAATTCCTCTTCTGGCGAAGTAATAATGATAAACCAAGAAAAGGAACTATTGTGCCCGGGCATTCCTATTACTACTGCCAGGTATTTATGGGATTTCGAGTTGCAACAATACCAACCACTTTCAACTGACTGCCCCCTCTGCGGCCATCGCTTTGCGCCGCCAGCTTCTGTCTTGGAAATTATTAATACAATAACAAAGAAAGCCAACTTGAGACCTGACCAATCCCCCTGCCTGGAGTTGCCGGATGAGGCATGGGAAGAGCCGGGTTTGTTAAGTGAGTGCCCGAAATGTGGGGAGGTGTTGAAGTTTAATCCGTTTATTGCGGGAGGGGATTAAAAAACAAAACCCGCCGGTGTGCGCAGCACCCGGCGGAGTTTAAAACATAAAATACTATGACACACATCTTCATTCCTTTGATCATCTCCATCATCTTCTGGATATGGATCATCCGCAAGTACGACAAGTTTGAGCGGGAGCCGCTCAGGAGCATCATTTTTGTGCTTATTGTGGGCGGGCTGGTTAGTGTGATCCCGGCTGGGTTGTTTAACCTGCTTTTTGCCAGCATCTTCGATTATTCGGTGGAGGCAGCATCCGGAGTGAGCCTGTCAGCAGGGAGTACATGGTTGTTTTTTGGTTTTGCGGGTTTCAACGAAGAAGTGTGGAAGGCTGCAGCCACTGTGTTACTCATTCGACGCATGAAGCAGTTCAACGAACCTGCCGATGCGTTGGTCTATTCGATGACGGTTGCGCTGGGCTTTGCTGCCTTCGAAAACATAGAGTATGCAATCAACTATGGAACGGCCACCGTTTACTTCAGGCAGTTCAATGCAGTGCCGCTGCATTTGGGATTGGCTGCCATCTGGGGAATAGGTATTGCAAAAGCAAGGTTTGATCAGGTTGGCCAATACACCAAAACGCTCATTCCCTATCTGTTGCTGGCCGGTATCATCCATTTTGCGTACAACATCGCTGTTTTTTTATTTGCTGATCCTATGCTGCAGGTTCTTGTCCCTTCTTTTATCGCCATGTACCTGATCAGGCTTGCCGTAAAGAGAATAAAACGCTATGCCGAAGAAGGGCCTTTCAGCAAAGTAATCATCTGTCAAAATTGCAAAACGCCGAACCAACTGGATGTCACAATCTGTAATAAATGTAACCATCCCTTTTAATTGAAATTTTACGATATTTGCAAAACTTACAATGAGAGCGTCCTGAAAACGGTTGAAGTCCTTTGGAATTGCGGGAAAAAAAAGGAGAAGGATCATAGGAAATATTAAACATCACAATCACCTTTAACCTAAACTAAAACGCGTGAAAAATAACAGTCTCTGCCCCAAATGCCAAAAACCCCTGACAAAAGTGGGAGAGTTTTGGATTTGCCCGAAACACGGACAGGTGGAAACTAAGCAAAAATCAAAACCCTTAAGGATCTTCCTCAGCTACGGCCACGATGCCAACGAGGAACTCGTCCGCCTGATCAAAGCCGACCTGGAAAAGCGCGGCCACGATGTGTGGTTCGATAAAACTGATATCAAATTTGGGGATGAATGGCGGCGAAGGATAACAGAAGGTATTGCTGGTAGCCATAGAGTTTTGTCTTTTCTGTCAAAGTATTCAACAAGTAACCGGGGGTCTGCTGTGATTAGGATTCCCATGTTCTCTTTGGTTTGAAATATTTGCATTTATTGAAAGATATTGAGATTATTGAATTATTTAAATCCTGATTATGTTAAAGTTATGAAAAGTTTAACAATTGATTTTGGTATTGATCTTGGCACTTCCAATAGCAAAATAGCTAGGATAAATGGTGTTGATGCTGAAGTAATTAAAAATAGCGAAGGATTTGAATTTACTCCTTCGGTTGTCTGGATAGATTCAAAAGAAAGGGTTCACGTTGGCAGAAGAGCCAAAGACCAACTTGAAAATGATCCCGAAAATGCGTTTAGCGAATTCAAAATTCAAATGGGCACAGAAACACAATACACTTTCGAAAGAAATAAGAAAAAAATGAGCCCATATGAATTGTCTGCAGAAGTCTTAAAAGCATTAAAAGAAGATGTCAGGCGCCAACTGGGTGAAGAGGTAACTTCAGTCGTAATTACAGTTCCCGCAGCTTTTGAACTACCACATTGCCAGGCAACCAACAAGGCGGCAAAACTGGCAGGATTCGTAAATCATCCTTTGTTGCAGGAACCCATTGCTGCGGCCATGGCCTATGGTTTTCAAAACGAAACGACGAATAAATTCTGGATGGTATATGACTTTGGTGGAGGGAAATTTGACGCATCAATTATTCAAATTAAAGATGGTCAGATTGAAATAATACATAATGGAGGAGATAACGGATTAGGTGGTAAAAACCTGGATAGAGAGATAGTAAATAGTTTGCTTGCACCTGCTATTGCAAAAGAGCATAACTTGAAAAACTTCACCAGAAACAATAAGCAATTCTGGGGAGTCTTTGCCAAGCTTAATGCTGAAGCTGAAAAGGCGAAAATCAGGCTATCCCTTGAGGATTCTGTCAAAATTTACATTGATACATTATTCAAAAACGATAAAGGTGAAGCTGTTGAGTTTACATATGAATTATCAAGAAGCGATTTTGAAAAATTAGCTAAACCATACATTATTCAATCAATCAATATTTGCAAGAAGGTTCTTATGGAGAAAAGGTTAGGTACTTCAAATATCGAAAAGATGATAATGGTTGGTGGTACATCTTTAATACCATATCTGCGCAATATGCTCCTCGATGCAAATCAAGGTCTTGGGATACCGTTGGAATCAAATATTTACCCAATAACCGTGGTTGCAAAAGGAGCTGCAATTTTCGCGAGTACAAAACAAATATCATTCGAAAAAACTTCTGACAATTTATCCTACATATGTAAAATTGAATCGAAAATAGAACCAAATGAACATCAAGTAAAAAAGGAATGTGATATTTTAATAGAGACAGCAACACCAAATATTTATCGAAACAATGCATTCAGAATTTCTAGATTGAATGTGAGTGCTACAACCCGTGAGATTTCAAATCAGGTTCAAAAAAACCAGATGCTTGAAAAGTATGATGGGAAAATGGATAACCATAAAAGTCCATTCCCGATTGAACCGCCACCCGATGTTGATAAGCTGCGGCAGGCATTACATCGTTTACGGGACCCTGAAACAAGAATGATTGACGAGTTTTTTTGGTTTTGGCCACTTAGTCTGGATAATGGTAGTAAAGATGATGCCTTGGATGCTATATCAAGAAACGATTCCAAAACTGCCGAAAAGATATGGAGAACCATTGATGCAACGCAAACAGAATCAATTGTTTCACAACATAATTTAGCAGTTCTTTCTCACCTGTCTGTGTTGGATATTGAGTTAAACGGTAAAACATTGGATGAAGAAGAAATAAATCAAAGAGACTCTTACTGGAAGGAATCATTTAAAAGTTGGAAACTTTTACTAGAACAGGAAGGATTGTGGAGCAAATTTGATGATAGAGTTAGACGGATGGATGACCCGAGGCTAACACGCAATTTTGTAAACAGTCTTAAAGAGACTTTGCCTGTTGCGATACTGCAAATCAACGCATTTTTAGCATTAAAAGCTGCTGAGGCAGGCAATATGACTGAGGCTTTGAGGCAAATAAGTCTTATGCGTGGCTCGGGACTTGATAAAGATGTTATTTCTTCAGCGTTAAAAAATGTAGCAAGTACATTAATAAAAAAAAATGAAGATACAAGCATTCTCATTGATTTGATTTCCTCCAGCAAATCTACTCCTCCTCCGGATAATAATAATATTAATAATAATAAAAAAGCTCAGGCTCCCACATCTCGCATCGATCTTGTTCATTTCTCAGTTTCTTCTCCACCCGCTGTTCAGCCTGGCCGGGATATCATTGTTGATGTTTGGGCACATTTAGAGCAACAACGAACCGAAGTCGCAAATCGGGTAAAACAAGCAAGTATTCAAACTGATGCACCACCTGTGATTCGACCGAAAGGACCATTCAAGATTGAACGGGGAACAATACTGGTCGTACGATTGAAATTTCAGGATTTAATTGTTGAGCCAGCCGAAGATGTTATTCTTTGGGAAGGTGAGATTGGAAATGCATCTTACGTTGTTTCTGTTCCTGCTGAAACTGCAGAAGGGGTAAGAATCGGTTCTGTGACTGTTCATTGTGAAGAAGGTTTACAAATCGCCAGAATTCCTTTACAACTAATGATTAAGAACGAAGTTGTTCATTGTGAACCAATAGAACATTCTTTACACCGTGTTCGTAAAGCATTTGTTTCTTATGCCAGAGCTGATTTAGACGAAGTACTTAGT
This region includes:
- a CDS encoding radical SAM protein, yielding MTDFISIVWVITEKCDKECLICHRFFNNENNLSLEEQFELLKYLKEQGIKRICFSGGEPTIFKSSLFEAISYAHNLKLHTALTTHGLNLNKTDIIKLDKILDQILIPIRYLNSDNYESTNRIAGVFNRHIKYLLSWLMNSEIITEIVTVVTKHNLNSIIDIGEIVFNISPNIRWRIDEYYSNGYNKKLELDFQIADEQFGEVIQKVRSHFSDERNQLITFSSKLSRAKAPDLLITPQGNLVTTCNHESLPKGHYKSGIISSMQTRRDQDYYKGSIRNWDW
- a CDS encoding VOC family protein codes for the protein MNLEELHHICIQTEVYSESLDFYVNLLGFEIIKENYDFHEREFNTWIKAANCRIELQTPKKGTNLNKWSSLNSGPVHLAFVVNDVVAAYTQINQFGYKNFKMKNGKELYSVNQNTTIFKIIAPEGTEIEIRENANLD
- a CDS encoding toll/interleukin-1 receptor domain-containing protein, translated to MAEEKKYLGFVSYSHSETDNIYFDTLISGLQRHSQKSKFWTDKEIPSASKWRDEIFEKLKQADFAILLISPNFLSSEFIMNTEFPEILKLHKKKFLKVFPILLSPVDIDKSPTISEIQFYIIDRAKYDINGPQNKMYSYAHLVNLLKGKNEIQPNRNREQFHIDFINYIESKIKNSDSADSNHEKNQAKRKSFNLSTVKEIAISYASEYNKANCYEDKVELLTVLIDLLIEHDKTKREVIEKFINHFNQGVKPNIRSLIIASEIDLYEILIKLFKNGIPSEPHFLNEINSKYFFINPLYAYILSIIKDIEQSGYSTALVNIESIPLRLADYECFYADYLVGQINRKNNELANSLTHFSNGIKKISSRSFSVPNKYCRSSCQACSVELIGAELFRGRATIYRKLLASASEPDEVKYYSLANSDYKQALSLFNKINPVKHTKPKGSEAVGSDIYFSYGYFKFENYFKKLIKSQETDEKDLKLALKLFDLSNNLNSKFTPPLSRAGIIYLYNKDYFKAGQYFNEVKTKDHVTENTTNGELILTSIWIDFALFYINKITYEKYNVKNPKTLLEFTISSFRTKNISKGAIDCHTFDLKVIFYILGVQNQPIIENEFNEILAIFNLQNNSQHNI
- a CDS encoding DUF4062 domain-containing protein, with protein sequence MKLRNKTIRVFLSSTFEDLKAERDALQQGAFKNLRRYCKSQGWQFQAVDLRWGINNEATIDQRTMEICLREIARCQQQSPRPNFIVLLGERYGWRPLPDRVLNSVALAMETAMPSGILSLFTQWYQPDENQLPETVWRLKPREGRYIDYNDYERDVQRPLVGFFTRWAAENLPDPDLAENKTNPLALQRLSMERSATEQEIQAGAFGVEDAHEHVFAFFRNITGCPADNAAFHDHDQNPVQQLRARLEQYLDDDNVAEFTARWDAGKNEPATDHLEKLSADVENCLKKIIDAEIENYRLAGEGDLEQAAHEAFARERTFGFSGREIDIAAICDYTTQNTSAPFVVWGESGTGKSTLLAMAARKVQEIFPHAHVISRFIGVTGNSANGHTLLTDICRNLNLLYGDETDDIPDDPARLRFAFRQYLAKATSEHPLVLFLDAPDQFNDGDAARLLQWLPEVLPPHVAIILSTLKGVSFDVLKERKEPAPVFYEITPLTAEDGRNALSTWLKRANRKLQPHQADQIIRDFEYAGCAPLYLHLAFEQAQHWESYARRQRLGRDIPEMIEDFYGHLSRPEAHGSIVEKVLTAIRCAKQGLSDDEILGVLAADQEFWNNFGIQTYHAFVEEELTVTASRLIPPVLWIRLYHDLEYYLTRRNAPGGEVITFYHRQLAEAVDSIYLQRPGLRQKRQKELAAFFQGKSLLIKETAPIIANVRVCDELPWLLTKSEDWDALTDTLCNLDFIQAKAAAKMTYDLVNDFNAALEVIPDNAENIRKEKERQARMEKYSRDLIACAEGKISRFDLEVPESITPWTEEKINTEIERIKTHPTRADRLRDFQNFLGQEAGNLQNFANDFPHFAVQQAWNYANEGPVGKAAENKPPDMYKSLLRHSPSTRPTWNPLPLAVKILTGHTAQVTSVSITPDWKKALSGSEDNTCILWDLETGQTVKTLVGHTSVVTAVSITPDGNSAASGSADKTCILWNLETGQAVKKLTGHTFVVTAVAITPDGNRAVSGSVDKTCILWDLETGQAVKTLTGHTSVVTAVSITPDGKRALSGSHDKTCTLWDLVTGQAVKTLKGHTDRVTTVSITPDGKWAISGSDDKTYILWDLETGRAIKTLTEHSHIVEAISLTPDGKRTVSGSFFKTCTLWDLVTEQAVKTLRGHTHSVKAVSITPDGKRLISGSSDRTCILWDLEKGQADKTLTEHTDLLKAISITPDGKRAIYCLWDKTCVLWDLENGRPIKTYTITPDDKRVISGLFYKTCILWNLGTGQAVKTLTGHTNVVSAVSNTPSGKKAISGSWDNTCILWDLEIGHVVKTFKEHTDWVNAVSITPDGKRALSGSQDKTCILWDMETGQADKTLKGHTGGVNAISITPDGKRAISGSDDKACILWDLETGQAVKTLTGHTDVVIAVSITPDGKRAISGSNDKACILWDLKTGSQLARLIIKTRITYFALFPKGIIFNSSSGEVIMINQEKELLCPGIPITTARYLWDFELQQYQPLSTDCPLCGHRFAPPASVLEIINTITKKANLRPDQSPCLELPDEAWEEPGLLSECPKCGEVLKFNPFIAGGD